The Streptomyces nitrosporeus genome includes a window with the following:
- a CDS encoding amidohydrolase — MTDSVRTVLAGLDRVRPDVEALYKDLHSHPELGLAEHRTSAKAADALRALGYTVVDGIGGTGVVGVLTNGEGPTVMVRADMDALPVRERTGLPYASTVTTTASDGTEQPVMHACGHDVHVAALIGCARLLAEAKDAWRGTFVALFQPSEERGDGADAMLADGLTARAPRPDVVLAQHVMPYPAGYVGTRTGSFLSAADSLRITVHGRGGHGSMPQAAVDPVVTAAMIVLRLQTIVSRELSAHTPAVVTVGSIHSGTDPNIIPDHAVIQVNVRTYDQDTRTRVLEAVERIVTAECQASGSPQPPVFEQITSFPPTVNDAAPTRRVAEAFAAHFGDDAHTIDLQTASEDMSKIPRAYGAPFTYWGIGGTDPALHAAATAGGTLGRDVPVNHSPHFAPVLQPTLDTGVSALVVASLGWLAP, encoded by the coding sequence ATGACCGACAGCGTCCGCACCGTGCTGGCAGGTCTGGACCGCGTCCGCCCCGATGTCGAGGCCCTCTACAAGGACCTGCACAGCCACCCCGAACTCGGCCTGGCGGAACACCGTACGTCCGCGAAGGCCGCCGACGCCCTGCGCGCCCTCGGCTACACCGTCGTGGACGGCATCGGCGGCACCGGGGTCGTCGGCGTCCTCACCAACGGCGAGGGCCCCACCGTCATGGTCCGTGCCGACATGGACGCCCTGCCCGTACGCGAACGCACCGGCCTGCCGTACGCCTCCACCGTGACCACGACCGCGAGCGACGGCACCGAGCAGCCCGTCATGCACGCCTGCGGACACGATGTGCACGTCGCCGCCCTCATCGGCTGCGCACGCCTGCTCGCCGAGGCCAAGGACGCCTGGAGGGGCACCTTCGTGGCGCTCTTCCAGCCCTCCGAGGAACGCGGCGACGGCGCGGACGCCATGCTCGCGGACGGCCTGACGGCGAGGGCCCCCCGCCCCGACGTGGTGCTCGCCCAGCACGTCATGCCCTACCCCGCCGGATACGTCGGCACCCGGACCGGTTCCTTCCTGTCGGCGGCGGACAGCCTGCGCATCACCGTCCACGGGCGGGGAGGGCACGGCTCCATGCCGCAGGCGGCGGTGGACCCGGTGGTGACGGCCGCGATGATCGTCCTGCGCCTCCAGACGATCGTCTCCCGGGAACTGTCCGCGCACACCCCCGCCGTGGTCACCGTGGGCAGCATCCACTCCGGGACGGACCCCAACATCATTCCCGACCACGCGGTCATCCAGGTCAACGTCCGCACCTACGACCAGGACACGCGGACCCGGGTGCTGGAAGCGGTCGAACGGATCGTCACCGCCGAGTGCCAGGCGTCCGGATCACCGCAACCGCCCGTGTTCGAGCAGATCACCTCCTTCCCGCCCACGGTCAACGACGCCGCACCCACCCGGCGCGTCGCCGAGGCGTTCGCCGCCCACTTCGGCGACGACGCCCACACCATCGACCTGCAGACGGCCAGTGAGGACATGAGCAAGATCCCCCGGGCCTACGGAGCCCCCTTCACCTACTGGGGCATCGGCGGCACCGACCCCGCCCTGCACGCGGCGGCCACCGCCGGCGGCACCCTCGGCCGGGACGTACCGGTCAACCACAGCCCGCACTTCGCCCCGGTGCTCCAGCCCACCCTGGACACCGGTGTCAGCGCGCTCGTCGTCGCGTCGCTCGGCTGGCTCGCCCCCTGA
- a CDS encoding transglycosylase family protein — MAANGRHRRYQPSRINRASLTVTAGGAGIALPLLTAASATAATTEVWEKVAACESTGDWHINTGNGYYGGLQFSRSTWDAYGGTAYAERADLATRDQQIAVAEKVLDGQGPGAWPTCSERAGLTRGGGAPGIAPQTHRGGDGAVTVRTAAPATTPKTPRTAAAASPTTVPGVRDSYTVSPGDSLSGIAADERVKGGWQSLYAANRTVVGSDPDLIMPGQRLSLDVARAAGGRAAPKAKTAEKPAGKAAPAKTAPKKKAAPERQAAAAEPARAAEAAKPRAEKPEAAKPEAQKPKAEKPKAEKPKAEKKSAGLTAPVAARTGTPYHQAGSWSSGYHTGVDFPVPTGTSVKAVASGKVVSAGWAGAYGYEIVIRHADGRYSQYAHLSSLHVREGQQVGGGQRIARSGSTGNSTGPHLHFEIRTGPGYGSDIDPVAYLRAGGAKV, encoded by the coding sequence ATGGCCGCGAACGGACGGCACCGCAGATATCAGCCGAGCCGGATCAACCGTGCTTCGTTAACGGTGACGGCGGGCGGCGCGGGCATCGCGCTCCCGCTGCTCACGGCGGCCTCGGCCACAGCCGCCACGACCGAGGTGTGGGAGAAGGTCGCCGCGTGCGAGTCGACGGGCGACTGGCACATCAACACCGGTAACGGTTACTACGGCGGCCTGCAGTTCTCCCGATCGACCTGGGACGCCTACGGCGGGACGGCCTATGCCGAGCGGGCCGACCTGGCGACCAGGGACCAGCAGATCGCCGTCGCCGAGAAGGTACTGGACGGGCAGGGGCCGGGCGCCTGGCCCACCTGCTCGGAACGGGCCGGGCTCACCCGGGGCGGCGGCGCGCCCGGCATCGCCCCGCAGACGCACCGCGGCGGGGACGGCGCGGTCACCGTCAGGACGGCGGCACCCGCCACCACCCCGAAAACGCCCCGGACCGCGGCAGCCGCCTCGCCGACCACCGTGCCCGGCGTCCGCGACTCCTACACGGTGTCGCCCGGTGACTCCCTCTCCGGCATAGCGGCGGACGAACGGGTCAAGGGCGGCTGGCAGAGCCTGTACGCGGCGAACCGCACCGTGGTCGGCTCCGACCCCGACCTCATCATGCCGGGGCAGCGCCTCAGCCTCGACGTCGCCCGTGCGGCCGGCGGCCGGGCCGCCCCGAAGGCGAAGACCGCCGAGAAGCCCGCCGGCAAGGCCGCCCCCGCGAAGACCGCCCCGAAGAAGAAGGCCGCACCGGAGCGGCAGGCCGCCGCGGCGGAACCCGCGCGGGCCGCCGAGGCCGCGAAACCCAGGGCGGAGAAGCCCGAGGCCGCGAAACCCGAGGCGCAGAAGCCCAAAGCCGAGAAGCCCAAGGCGGAGAAGCCCAAAGCCGAGAAGAAGAGCGCGGGGCTCACCGCGCCCGTGGCCGCCCGCACCGGAACCCCGTACCACCAGGCGGGATCATGGTCCAGCGGCTACCACACCGGTGTCGACTTCCCCGTTCCCACCGGCACCTCGGTGAAGGCCGTGGCCTCCGGCAAGGTCGTCTCGGCGGGCTGGGCGGGCGCGTACGGATACGAGATCGTCATCCGGCACGCCGACGGCAGGTACAGCCAGTACGCGCACCTCTCCTCGCTCCACGTACGCGAGGGCCAGCAGGTCGGGGGCGGACAGCGGATCGCCCGCTCGGGGTCCACCGGCAACAGCACCGGCCCGCACCTGCACTTCGAGATCCGCACCGGCCCCGGATACGGATCCGACATCGACCCGGTGGCCTACCTGAGGGCCGGGGGCGCCAAGGTCTGA
- a CDS encoding alpha/beta fold hydrolase — protein sequence MTDRPHTTVRTGSLKVPGATLHHEVRGSGPLLLLMAGGSADAGLYESLAADLADRWTVITYDPRCYSRSRLDAPPADQRVTDHSDDALRLIEHIGSGGERACVFGSSASAVVALDLLSRHPERLGTVVAHEPPVVEVLPDPETGRALFAEVRAAFRRDGAKAAAAVMSAGIGEGASRPQDDGAASAPPPLTPETLRRMRANLPVFLEHMLCPFTGYAPDTAALEAAADRLVLAVGEESGEQLTARPVRALAQRFGRKAAPFPGGHLGVVERPAEFAAALRAAFTG from the coding sequence ATGACCGACCGGCCGCACACGACGGTGCGTACCGGCTCGCTGAAGGTGCCGGGGGCGACCCTCCACCACGAAGTGCGGGGCAGCGGCCCGCTCCTCCTGCTCATGGCGGGAGGGAGCGCCGACGCGGGACTGTACGAGAGCCTGGCCGCCGATCTCGCGGACCGCTGGACGGTGATCACCTACGACCCGCGGTGCTACTCCCGCAGCCGGCTCGACGCCCCGCCCGCCGACCAGCGGGTGACGGACCACAGCGACGACGCGCTGCGGCTCATCGAGCACATCGGCTCCGGCGGGGAACGGGCCTGTGTCTTCGGCAGCAGCGCGAGCGCCGTGGTGGCGCTGGACCTGCTGAGCCGGCACCCGGAACGGCTCGGCACGGTCGTCGCGCACGAACCGCCCGTGGTGGAGGTGCTCCCCGACCCCGAGACGGGGCGCGCCCTCTTCGCCGAGGTGCGCGCGGCGTTCCGGCGGGACGGTGCAAAGGCCGCCGCGGCCGTGATGAGCGCCGGAATCGGCGAGGGGGCGAGCCGGCCGCAGGACGACGGGGCGGCCTCCGCACCGCCGCCGCTGACACCGGAGACGCTCCGGCGGATGCGGGCCAACCTTCCTGTCTTCCTGGAGCACATGCTCTGCCCGTTCACCGGCTATGCGCCCGACACGGCGGCCCTGGAGGCCGCGGCGGACCGGCTGGTGCTCGCCGTGGGCGAGGAATCCGGTGAACAGCTCACCGCCCGCCCGGTACGGGCCCTCGCGCAGCGGTTCGGGCGGAAGGCGGCACCGTTCCCGGGCGGGCACCTCGGAGTCGTCGAACGTCCGGCGGAGTTCGCGGCGGCCCTCCGGGCGGCGTTCACCGGCTGA